The proteins below come from a single Bombyx mori chromosome 19, ASM3026992v2 genomic window:
- the Vlg gene encoding vasa-like, translating into MDDDWDDSCEAVVVPPPPLQNHDSVDEGHSLSRGRGFPSFNEDDEKENGYGERRGRGGRGGGRGRGGRGGRGGSREQHSDYETNGDHDDRGRGERGRGRGRGGRGGGRGGGGGGGDRNDYEDNEIGENGETKKPVTYVPPEPTNDETEIFSSTISSGINFDKFDHIAVKVSGENPPRPIESFETANLRKYVLDNVLKAGYRKPTPIQKNAIPIIMSGRDLMGCAQTGSGKTAAFLVPIINMLLQDPKDLISENGCAQPQVIIVSPTRELTLQIFNEARKFSYGSVLKVAVAYGGTAVRHQGDNIARGCHILVATPGRLHDFVERNRVSFGSVRFVVLDEADRMLDMGFMPSIEKMMLHPTMVETTKRQTLMFSATFPEDIQHLAGRFLNNYLFVAVGIVGGASTDVEQIFIEVTKYEKRNSLKQLIEENDGKRILVFVETKRNADFIAAMLSEQQLLTSSIHGDRMQREREEALQNFKSGKHCILVATAVAARGLDIKNVDIVVNYDLPKSIDEYVHRIGRTGRVGNRGKAVSFYDSDQDLALVADLSKILRQADQSVPDFLKGGGTATFKGNKYGGSDVRNFNNANTAVVDQGQEPEEEW; encoded by the exons GTGGTGCCACCTCCCCCACTACAGAACCATGATTCTGTAGATGAAGGTCACAGTCTATCCAGAGGAAGAGGATTTCCTTCCTTCAATGAGGATG ATGAAAAAGAGAATGGGTATGGTGAGCGACGGGGTCGAGGTGGCCGAGGCGGAGGACGAGGACGCGGCGGAAGAGGTGGACGTGGAGGGTCACGAGAACAGCACAGCGACTATGAGACTAATG GTGACCATGATGATAGGGGTCGTGGCGAACGTGGCCGAGGCCGCGGAAGGGGAGGACGTGGTGGTGGTAGAGGTGGTGGTGGCGGAGGAGGCGATAGAAATGATTATGAAGATAATGAAATAGGGGAAAACGGGGAAACGAAGAAGCCGGTAACCTATGTGCCTCCAGAACCAACAAATGATGAGACGGAAATCTTTAGCAGTACTATAAGCTCTGGTATTAACTTTGACAAGTTTGACCATATTGCAGTAAAA GTCAGTGGTGAGAATCCTCCGAGACCTATCGAAAGTTTCGAAACTGCAAATCTCAGAAAGTATGTTTTAGATAATGTACTTAAGGCTGGTTATAGAAAACCCACACCTATTCAGAAAAATGCAATCCCAATCATAATGAGTGGCAGAGATTTGATGGGTTGTGCCCAGACTGGTTCGGGTAAAACG GCTGCTTTTTTGGTACCCATAATTAATATGTTATTACAAGATCCAAAGGATCTGATCTCAGAAAATGGCTGCGCCCAGCCACAG gttataataGTATCTCCAACGCGAGAATTGACTcttcaaatatttaatgaagCTAGGAAATTCTCATATGGCTCAGTTTTGAAGGTTGCAGTTGCTTATGGTGGCACTGCTGTGCGCCATCAAGGTGATAACATTGCT AGAGGCTGTCACATATTGGTAGCAACACCAGGCCGTCTTCATGATTTTGTGGAAAGGAATCGTGTATCATTTGGCAGTGTAAGATTTGTCGTACTGGATGAGGCTGACCGTATGTTAGATATGGGGTTCATGCCAAGCATTGAAAAAATGATGTTACATCCAACCATGGTGGAGACC ACGAAAAGGCAAACTTTAATGTTTTCGGCAACATTCCCCGAAGACATCCAACATTTGGCTGGTCGTTTcttaaataattatctatttGTGGCGGTTGGTATCGTCGGAGGCGCTAGCACTGACGTCGAACAAATCTTCATTGAAGTCACTAAATATGAAAAACGGAACAGTCTAAAACAACTGATTGAGGAAAATG ATGGTAAAAGAATCTTGGTATTTGTCGAAACAAAACGTAATGCAGACTTCATAGCAGCCATGTTGTCGGAACAGCAATTGCTGACATCTTCAATTCACGGCGATCGCATGCAACGTGAGCGCGAGGAAGCGTTACAGAATTTTAAGAGTGGGAAACACTGTATCTTGGTTGCAACAGCTGTAGCTGCACGTGGTTTAG acaTTAAAAATGTAGACATTGTAGTGAATTATGACCTCCCAAAGAGCATTGATGAGTATGTGCACAGAATAGGGCGTACTGGTCGCGTAGGAAACAGAGGAAAAGCCGTATCGTTTTATGATTCTGATCag GATTTAGCCCTAGTGGCTGATCTTTCAAAAATACTTCGACAGGCAGATCAATCTGTCCCAGACTTCTTAAAGGGAGGTGGCACTGCTACattcaagggcaataaatatggAGGCAGTGATGTTAGA AATTTCAACAATGCCAACACAGCTGTAGTAGATCAAGGGCAGGAACCTGAAGAAGAATGGTAG